One genomic segment of Helianthus annuus cultivar XRQ/B chromosome 14, HanXRQr2.0-SUNRISE, whole genome shotgun sequence includes these proteins:
- the LOC110904747 gene encoding protochlorophyllide-dependent translocon component 52, chloroplastic has protein sequence MEALRITSAVAPPQSLIKAHLSKPIFTTPFTHTTSNLTRFSKSKLTKLNVISPSVSTQTETGNLDHQDEKFDWFSQWYALTPVADLDKRAPRGIKALGLDVVVWWDKNENAWKVFDDRCPHRLAPLSEGRIDQWGRLQCVYHGWCFGGSGDCKLIPQAPSNGPAVHSSTKACVAVYPSTEQHGIVWFWPNTDPKYKDILTKKKPPYVPEIEDPSFRTTICARDIPYGYEVLIENLMDPSHVAYSHAGIMTYSPPPRVKLDREGGAPIDISMQKIDINGFTASEHQGRVWTFVSPCLLKGSLTIKESSNNTQEKMVQKPARKHLLIFFCTPVSPGKSIFIGIDARNFTVWTDPFVSRWMEHIKSNLVIDSDLNLIRVQEEKVMEVGPSNWLKACFVPAKADTNVVAFRKWLKKYAGGQINWGTKFSGHFPLTLPREQLMDRYWNHVVHCSSCNGAYKGFNALKITLQVFSVASVAVMATIKPGMISVARRNLLAAASIVCFLGSKWLSYFIYKNFHFHDYNHAFK, from the exons ATGGAAGCTCTAAGAATTACCTCCGCTGTTGCTCCACCACAGTCGCTTATCAAAGCTCACTTGTCCAAACCCATTTTCACTACTCCATTTACTCACACAACATCCAATTTAACCCGATTTTCAAAATCCAAACTCACTAAGTTAAATGTCATTTCTCCTTCTGTTTCAACCCAAACCGAAACCGGAAACCTTGATCATCAAGATGAGAAATTTGACTGGTTTTCTCAATGGTATGCACTTACGCCTGTGGCTGATTTAGACAAGAGAGCTCCCCGTGGGATTAAGGCGTTGGGTCTTGATGTTGTGGTATGGTGGGATAAGAACGAGAATGCATGGAAAGTGTTCGATGATCGTTGTCCGCACAGATTGGCTCCCCTTTCTGAAGGAAGAATCGATCAGTGGGGTCGGTTGCAGTGTGTGTACCACGGCTGGTGTTTTGGTGGCTCTGGTGACTGCAAATTAATTCCTCAAGCTCCTAGTAACGGTCCTGCG GTTCATTCTTCCACAAAGGCGTGTGTTGCTGTTTATCCAAGCACCGAGCAACACGGAATTGTTTGGTTTTGGCCCAACACTGATCCAAAATACAAAGATATCCTCACCAAGAAGAAACCACCATACGTCCCTGAAATTGAAGATCCTTCTTTCAGAACCACCATATGCGCCAGAGATATACCATACGG GTATGAAGTCCTGATTGAAAATCTCATGGACCCTTCTCATGTTGCATACTCACACGCTGGGATAATGACTTATTCACCACCGCCCAG GGTTAAGCTTGATCGAGAAGGGGGTGCACCTATCGATATAAGCATGCAAAAAATAGATATAAATGGTTTTACTGCAAGCGAGCATCAAGGTCGTGTATGGACCTTTGTTTCTCCTTGTCTGCTAAAAGGTAGTCTCACAATCAAGGAAAGTTCAAATAACACACAG GAAAAAATGGTACAAAAGCCAGCTCGAAAGCATCTTCTTATCTTTTTTTGTACTCCGGTCAGCCCGGGTAAAAGCATATTCATAGGCATTGACGCAAGAAACTTTACTGTTTGGACCGATCCATTTGTTTCAAGATGGATGGAGCATATTAAGTCGAATTTAGTTATTGATTCAGATTTAAATCTTATTCGAGTTCAG GAGGAGAAAGTGATGGAGGTAGGTCCTTCAAATTGGCTAAAAGCCTGTTTTGTGCCAGCCAAAGCAGATACTAATGTGGTGGCATTTAGAAAGTGGCTAAAGAAATATGCAGGTGGTCAAATCAATTGGGGAACCAAATTTAGTGGACATTTTCCACTCACCCTTCCTAGAGAACAACTGATGGACAG GTACTGGAACCATGTGGTGCATTGCAGCAGCTGCAATGGTGCATATAAAGGATTTAATGCGCTCAAGATCACTCTTCAGGTCTTTTCAGTTGCTTCAGTGGCTGTTATGGCTACAATCAAACCAGGGATGATATCAGTTGCCAGAAGAAATTTACTCGCGGCTGCTTCAATTGTGTGCTTTCTAGGATCAAAATGGTTGTCATATTTCATATACAAAAACTTCCATTTTCATGACTATAATCACGCCTTTAAATGA